The stretch of DNA CAGCTTTTATTTTCCAATTCTTCGTGGTCATGTCCCAGTCATTATACACTTATATATGCAATAATCTCGATGATTGATGGTTTTGGCTTCGCAGGCAAGCGTTCTGGTGGTTTTACCCCTCCTTTTCATGAGATATAATCGGGGGATGAAAATGACCACCCATCAATCTCATGCCAAACACCTGAAAGGGAATCGCAGTTTATGTACAGCGTATCCACTAAAATCATCCAAATAAGCTTGGTTGTGACCCTAAGCCTGCTTCTGATCAGCGCCTGTGTTTCCGAACCCGTCTTCAATGAACTTCCGCCTGACCCAACGCCCTTGCTGCCAACCTTTGGCAATCCACCCACAGCGACCCCCACACAGGATCCCACCGCCACACCTGCGCCCCTAACGCTGTACCTCTCGGAAAAACTTCCATCGGAGTTGATCGCGCTGGACGCTATAAGTGGAGTGGTCATCAGCGCCGATCCCACCGCTTCCCTGTGGTTTGGGCCGGCAGTGGAAGCGCCCTCTGGCGAGGTTTTACAGACCTCAGCCCTGGTGTTTGCCCTAGCTGCACCCTTCCCGACCCTGTTGGACGATATCTCTTTGGATGAGTTACAGGCTTACTGGTTGGGGATGACTGTCGGACGGCTGGACGCGGTGACACGGCTGTACGTGCCGGAACTTCTGTTCCAGGTCCTGGTTGAACGCTGGGGCACTCCTGGTGAAGCCCGTATCCAATCCTTCCAGGAACCCCCTGAGATTGCAGCGTTATGGGAGGACAACGCCTGGATGCTGCTCCCCTTTGAGGAGCTGAACCCGCAATTGAAGGTCATCCAGGTGGATGGCTCCTCACCGCTGTTCAAGGATTTTGACCCCGAGAGTTATCCTTTCACGCTTCAGTTTCAGTTGGTGCACAAGGTTCAGGCAGCAAGCATCCCTGCTGATGTGCTGGAATCCCTCCTCTCGGCTGTTCAGCCCGGGAATCGTGATCCGGAGATGCTGACCACCCTGGTGATGACAGGCGTGACGGCTCTGGTCAGGGCGACTGCCTACCGCATGGAAATGTATGGCGTCACCTACCCCGGGGAGAAGGTGCGCCACTGGCTGACCGAGGCAGACCTGACCCATATTTCCAATGAGGTCTCATTTTACGAGGACTGTCCCTTTCCCGACCCGACGTCCGAAAGATTGTTGTTCTGCAGCGATCCGAAATATTTAGAGCTGTTTAAGGAAATCGGCGTGGATATCATCGAGCTGACGGGAAACCACAATAACGATTCATTAATTGTATATGGTGTGGATGTTGTGCCGTTCACGCTTGACCTGTATGACGAACATGGAATGCATTATTTTGGCGGCGGTCGGAACTTGGCGGAAGCGAAAACGCCTTTATTGATCACCCATAATGGTAACAAACTGGCGTTTATCGGTTGCAACGCTTTTGGACCGGATTTTGCCTGGGCAACGGACGCGGGCGGTGGTTCAGCGCCCTGTGAAGATTACCAGTGGATGGCCGCTGAGATCAGCCGGCTGAGGGATGAAGGCTATCTACCGATCGCCACTTTTCAATACTTTGAAGACTATTACGATTTTGCCGCCGATCACCACAAGCGTGATTTTGGCATCATGGCTGATGCTGGCGCGGTGATCGTCAACGGCAGCCAGTCGCACCGTCCCAAGGCAATGACCTTTAGCGGCGATGCCTTTATCCACTATGGGCTGGGAAACCTGTTTTTTGACCAGAACTGGTATGTCGATATGTACGGCAATGTGATCGTCCAAACCAGTTGGGAGTTCATTCAGCGCCATACTTTCTATGCCGGGCGTCATTTGAGCGTCGAGCTGCTGACGGCTAAGCTGATCGACTACGCGCAACCCAGACCGATGACAGAGGAAGAACGCGCCCTGTTCTTAACCGAAATATTTACAGCCAGCGGCTGGGACGTGCGCTAATTTTCCACAGGTGACACAAAATGACAAACGGCTGTGAGCAGCTAAACCCGTATCCGCCGTTGTCTATCCGCTGCCAGCTTCGAGCTATCAAGCCCTCGAGATTAACAAACGGCAACACCATTCCCCCCTCACCGTCTGACGATGGCATCGGTCATCCTGGCGACCCGGGTCATCACACCCACGTCGTGCACGCGGATGATGTCCGCGCCGCGATCGATGCACAGCGCCACTGCCGCCGCTGTACCTTCAAGGCGTTCCTCAAGCGGCAAATTCAGCGTGTACCCGATGAAGGATTTGCGTGAAGGACCGACCAGCAGGGGGTATCCCAGGGCTTTGATCGCTCCCAGCCGATCGATCAGCTCGAGGTTTTGTTCCACCGTCTTGCCAAAGCCGATCCCGGGGTCGAGGATGATGTGTGTATCGGGGACACCTGCCCCGTGTGCCAGGGCGACGCTTTCCAGCAGCTCGCGCTGGATGTCAGCAAGCAGATCATCGTATTCCACGCCCACGTAACGCCCACCCAGGCGTGCCTGCAGTTCAGCGCTGTCTGGCTTCAAACGGTTGTGCATTAAAACCAGCGGCGCCCCATGCTTTGCAGCCACATCAGCCAGGTTTGGATCGGCATGCAATCCCCACACATCGTTGACCCAGCGAGCTCCGCTATCCAGGGCTGCCTGTGCTACAGCAGCCCGGTAAGTGTCGATGGAAAGCAGGGCATCGGGGAAGGCTGCGTGGATGGCTGTTATCACGGGCAGCACCCGCGCCAGCTCTTCATCAACATCCACCGGCTGTGACCCTGGACGGGTGCTCTCGCCGCCAATATCGAGGATATCGGCGCCTTCCTGCAGAAATTGTGCTGCCTGGGCGACCGCTGCTTCAACGGTGTTGCTGCCTTTTAAAATCCCGTCTCCCGAAAAACTGTCGGGGGTGACGTTGATAATGCCCATGATGAAGGTGCGTGTACCCCAGGGCAGCGGGGCGGATGGAAATGGGTTCATAGTCTATTCTCCAGGAATTGAGCGGTTCAATCTTTGTCTGGGGCTTCAGCTAGGGCAGGGGCTTCGACCAGCAGGTCCACCCGCTCGATTGGCCCGCCCAGGCTGTACAGGTACAGGGTGAAGGGCAGCTCGTTGCCGCCTGACAACAGCCCGGGGCTGTCCCAGCGCCGGACGGCCACGATGCGCCCCTCAGCATCGAAGGCGGTTGCGTTGACCCAGACATAGCGTGCCGTGGGCTGACCCGCGGGTAAGCTCACCCAACCGCGCACCGTCGCCTGGCGACCATCAGCGTTAAGCTCCTGGGTTTGCTCCGTGATGGTGGCGGGCAGGTAACGCTGATCGCCGGGCATGACCGGCAGCAGGAAATCCACCCGGGCGTTGACGGTGTACTCTTCAGGCAGGGGCGGCTGAATATAAGCGATCAGGGGCAGAGCCTTCCCGTCCGGCAGCAGGTTGAGGGGCATGATGGCAGAGACGTGCAATGTTTCATCGCCATGCTGCAGGGAAATCACGCCTGAGAGGTTTTCAACGGGTTTTTCGGTAGTGTTTGTTATCAGCACAAAGCACCACAACCCGCCCTGGGGGTCCGGATAGCAATCTGGCGCTTGGAGGTCGGTGAAAAATGGCGTGGCGGTAGGTGTCAGTTCGACCAAAGGCGTAGCTGATGGGTCGGGTCCGGGGGTGATTGGGATCAACAGGATGGTGCCGACGCCCATGGCGCGCGGATTAACCGAGGGGTTGGCGGTCATGATCTGCTGTGGGCTGACATTAAAGCGCCAGCCGACGCTGTAAAAATCATCGTTTTCCAGCACCGCGTAATAGACCGGGGTCATGGTGGGTGTGACCGTCGGCGAGGAAGTGGGGGTGACGTAGTCGGTGGGTAGCGGCGTCGCTGAATGGGTGGATGTGGGATAGGGACGCAGGGTCGAATCGCGGGTGGGGCTGGCTGTGAGGGGCTCGAGCATGGGTGCTGGCGCACAGGCGGGCAGGGCAATCCCCGCCAGGATGAGAGTCAACAGGCAAACCAGCAGTGTTTTTTGCATGTAAGGATTATACCCGGGAGGGTGCGTTGACTCTGCAAACGAGTTGGTTGCCGGTCACCGTTTTCTCATCTCGCATCGGCAAGTAAAGCGGTTTATGCAAACCCTTCCTGCTCAGGGATGAGCTGATCCCCCTGGCACAGGGTCCCGCCCGCCTCCACGCTGGCATAGCGCACGCCATCAATCAGCGGGCAGGGCAGACCTTCCTGGACCAGGATACACTCGGGGTAACAACTTTTACCCTCCGGCAGGATGCAGATGGTCACAACCCCGCAGGTCAGTCGTGCACCCTTTGGAGGCATCAATTCGCAATCCAGGGTGATATCCGCCTTGAAGCGCGGGTAGCACAGACCGATTTTTTCAGCCGAGTCGACCTCCTGGCGTGCGGACAGGCTGATCAGGCTGAGGGGGCGCGTGGCAGACTTGAGGTGGCTGCCCTCCACGCCCGTTTCAGTGATGGTCACGCAGGGCTGCTGAAGATAAAAATATGCGATTTTATATGTGTTTTCCATGCATGCGATTATACCCTTAGCGAGTGGATTGGCGGGAATAATGCGGTTTTTCCAGCCTTTGCCGGTTTTGGTTGGCGCAGCCAAGCTCATGAATTAAGTTGATGGCTTTTTTATCACACGCCGACGAACAACCTCCGGTCAACCGAGGAACGATCGCTCCTGGCAAAATCCTCATTGCCCACGCCCTGATTCCTGTTGGTATAATAATGGGATGATGTTTCAATTTCGACCTGATCTTTTCAGCGCACACCGGGGGAGTGCCTATGACCTCTCTTGACCTGCGCGTCGCCACCCTGAATATCGGCGGCGGCGAAAAAACCTTCGATGACTTCACCGAATCGACCCAGGCATCGCGCCAGAAAGCGCTGGAACTGCTGATCAAGCAGTTGGAAGCCGACGTTCTGTGCCTGCAGGAGGTCACCCAACACATGGATGTCGACGGGCAGACCCACAGCCTGATGGATGTGATCGAAAGGACGGATCACTACCCCCACGCATTCTTCGGTAAAATCATCTCGATGGAAACCCACATGCAGGTCAAAAAAGACGTGATGGTCAAGGGTATCTTTTCAGATTGGTGGAACTGGTCGATGGGAAATTCGATCCATTCCTCCTTTCCCTTTGCCCGCCTGGCTGATCCAACGCGATCGGGCATGCCGCGCAATATCCCCATCTTTCAACCGCTGTCCTATGAAGGCAACCGGGATACCGATCCCCGCTATGTGCTGTTGACGCGCTTGAAAGAGGCGCCTCACCCGTTTATTGCCAATCTGCACCTGACCACCCTGGTGGGAGAGCGCCCGCCGGACATGATCCCTCGCAAGAGGGAACAGGCGCATTTGATGCGCTTTCAGCAGATCAGCCGCTTTTTGGATCTGGTACACACCCATATTTTGGAGAAAAATGAACCTTTGATTGTCGCCGGCGATTTCAATGCCACCGAAGATGAGGCAGGCATCCGGCACCTGCTGGATGCGCATCCCGAGTTGATGCGCCTGCGCCCTGAAAATGACGGTCCAACCCACCCTGACCTGCGGCGCGCTGTGGACCACATTTTCTTTTTCCCCCGCTCGCGCCTGGTGGACTATACCTGCTGGATCGAAACCAGCGACCTCAGTCGGCGGGCATCCGATCACCTTCCGGTGGTCGCTGAGCTACAGATCAGGTAAACCGACTTTTAATTTCTGCTGTGCCAACCCGTTTGGGTCAGCGATGCAGCGTGAATGAAGAGGATATTTTCAATTTGGAAAACACAAGTACGGCATCCGCATCACAACATCGAAAGTATTTTGGCACCGATGGCATTCGCGGTCATGTCGGCAGCGATCCGTTGGTGCCCGATTTCATTACCCGCCTGGGTTATGCGGCTGGAACGGTGATCACGCACCAGGCAGAGCATCCCACCTTTGTAATTGGGCGCGACACCCGTCAATCGGGTGAGATGCTGCAAAACGCGTTGACCGAGGGTCTGCTGGCCAGCGGTGCCAACGTGATCGACCTGGGGGTCATCCCCACACCCGGGGTTGCCTTCATGGTCAACGAAATGCATGCCGAAGCCGGGGTGGTGATTTCAGCTTCTCACAATCCTGTGAACGAAAACGGAATCAAATTCTTTAACCAGGGCGCCCTGAAACTCAGCGAAGGCATCGAACTGGAGATTGAATCCCTGCTGGAGAAGCCGTTATCCTTGCGCCTGTCACAGGCAGACCGGTCCACACAGCGCATGGATGGCACACACCTGCGCAAACTGTATATTGATCACCTGGTGGGCGAACACCAGGACCTGAAACTGAATGGGATCAAACTGGTTGTGGATTGCGCCAACGGGGCAGCATCCTGGTATGCCAGCGAGGTGTTTTCACGCCTGGGCGTTGACGTTGTGGCAGTGCATGCCTCACCTGATGGCACGAATATCAACCGGGATTGCGGTTCAGAACACGTGCGCCAGTTTCCGGAAGACCTTTTCGCACTGATCCAACAACACCGGGCGAATTTCGCAGTCGGTTTTGACGGGGATGCGGATCGGGTGATTTTTGTGGATGAGACCGGTCACCTGGTGGATGGCGACCATTTCCTGGCAATCCTGGGCGATTACCTGCAGGGTCAGGGCAGGTTGCTGGGCGATACCGTGATCAGCACGACGATGCGCAACGGAGCCCTGGTGAACTATTTTGCCGACCGGGCGATCAACTTTGTCGAAACGCCGGTGGGCGATAAATATATCATGGGTGAACTGCACAAGCTGGCCCTGCAAAACCACCCCGAGAACCAGATCGGCCTGGGTGGAGAGCAATCCGGGCATATCATTCTGATGGATCAAAAACATACCACCGGCGACGGGCTGCGTTCGGCAATTTACCTGCTGCGTGCTTTTCTGGCTAGCGGGCGGTCAACCCTGGCTGAACTGGCGGAGAGCATCCAAAAATACCCACAGATCATCGCCTCTGCCACGGTGAGCCAAAAAATTGACCTGGAAGAACTTGAGGACGTGGTTGCCCTGCGGAAGGCGCTCAGAGATGAGTTGCCGGGTTTGACCCGTATCAATTTACGTTATTCCGGAACGGAGCCGATGGTGCGCCTGATGCTCGAAGCAGACACACGCCACACGGAGGCTGAACTGGCTGAAAAAGCCTATGCCCTGTGCGAGGCGGTCCAGGCCGGAACAAACACACCAGCGGGCAGCCGACTGGAAGTGTTAAATGTCTCGCGCGGCGGATTGATCCCCAGACCGGGATGATCGAACCACCCATTTTATAGGATAGAAAATCAATAAAACCCGTATTTTATAGTTAGGAGCGTTACATGGACCCATTGAATGTTGCCTTTGATCAAATCACAGTCCCGCAATTGGGGACGGTCTTTAACCAGTTGAACCGGGCTTTGATAACCGCTGAAAGCGAAGCAGATTGGCATGCTTCAGTTACCGCCATGGACCAATTTCTCGATATCCTGGCGCAGCGAGTGATTTTTGACCCTGAATTAATCGCACAGATGCCAATTCATGCCTCACGGGCTTTCAGCATCCTGTTGACCCTGGCGGCCACGGGGACGCAGTACCGCCTGGAGCAGTACCTCCCCCAAGACGCTGCCGGTCGGGAGCGCCGGGCGTTGATCGACACGGTTTACCTGCCCCTCACCGGGCAATTGCGCAAAAAGGCGATCAACCTGGCCGTAGAATTCCTGGCAGCCCCAGTCTTTGACAGCTTGCGAGATGATATTGATCATGAAATTCTGCCCTTGCTTCACAGCATGGACTTTGAGCAGGACCGCGATCGCTGGATGCCCTTCCGGGTGATCCAGATCGGCAATATTTATGAGCGATTGTTCATGTTCCGCCTGCGCACACAGGAACCGCACTTGATCGCCAATACCCACGGACCGGGCTTGCTGCGCATGATCTACGACCGTAAGTACCTGCGTTTTGGCACCTCCGGGGTGCGCGGCCGCTGGGGCGCTGATTTCACCGAGCGGCGTGCCAAACAGGTCGTCCAGGCAATCTGTGATTTTCTAAACGACGTTGATGTCCCTAATTTTGTGGGCAGAGAGAACTTGGCTGGACGTAAGATCGTCATCGGCTATGATACCCGTAGAAATGCCGACCGGGTCGCAGAATGGACTGCACAGGTCTGCCTGGCGAATGGTTTCCAGGTGGAATTTGCCAACCGCGATACACCCACGCCAGCCCTGGCTTTTTACCTGACGGAAGCCTTACCTCCCGATGAGGTGGCCGGGCTGATTATCTGTACAGCCAGCCACAACCCGCCGGAATGGCAGGGGATTAAGTTCAACCCGCGTCTGGGTTACCCGGCGCCCACCAACTTGACGGACTTCATCGCCTTTCGCATCAACGAATTGCAATTAGAGGATGTTAATGCGCGCGTCATAAATACAGAAGAAGGCCGGCAGGAAGGGCGTCTGCGCGGCTTTGATCCACTGGATGATTACGTGGCGTGGATCAAAAATAACGGCAACGGGAATGCCCGCATTCCGATCGATTTTGATCGCATTCGGAAATTCTTCAGCGATAAGATGGTGGTGATTGACGAGTTTCATGGTTCCGGTCGAGGGTATCTGACCCGCCTCTTGGGTGAGGCTGGGGTACGTTACACGGTGCTACACGCCCAGCGCGACCCGGATTTAACCGGGCTGGATTACGCCAACCCTGAAGAACCCTTTATTAATCCGCTTAAAGAGAAGGTGCGGGAAACAGGCGCCCACCTCGGTCTGGGAATGGATACCGACGCCGACCGCTTTGGCGTGGTATCTCTGGGAGGGGTGTATTTCCGTCCGAACCAAATTTTAACCATGCTGGTGCGCTACCTGGGCGTGGAACGCGGCTTTACCGGTCGGGTGATCGCCACACAGACGGGCTCCCCCCTGATTGAAGTTTTGGCGGGAATGATCCCGGGCAATGAGGAAAACAAGCCTGCGGAGGGCGCACTTCCGGGGTATGTGAATCATCCCTTCTACAAGACCGTTATCGGAAGCCCGAAGGACCGCATATTAAAAAATGCTTTCCTGGTGCCCGTGGGCATCAAATACATCGAGGAAATCCGGCGTGTGGACCGCTCCTACCGGGGACTAAACCCGCTACCGGCGGATTGGCGCGATCGCATTCTGATTGGCGGAGAGGAATCCTCGGGGCTGACCAGCCGCGGACACATCACCGACAAGGACGGACCGTGGGCAAACCTGCTGATCATGGATATGCTGGCTTATTTCGGAACCCGACCCGAGAACCCGCTGACCACCATTGCCGAGATCTGGGAGGATACGGTCAGGATGCCGGGTTTGTGGGAAACCTTTGGATGTTCACCGGATGACCCCACTTCACACACCGGCCGCGCGGACGTGGATGCTCCCCTGGAAGCCAAAGAAGCTTTCATCGACCATTACCTCAACCTGGGCGCAGGCGCTGAGATCGCCGGGATGGGCATCGCTTTCCTGGGCGGGATCCGCTATGAAGTGGCTGAAATGCAATTGAAAGATGCCGAAGGGGATGAGCGCTATCAGTTACGAGTGCGCGCCTCGGGTACAGAACCGATCAACCGGGTGTATGTGGAGAGCAAAGACCCACTTCAGGGCAAGGTGATCATCGATGCTGCACTGGACCAATTGGAGACATTGACGATCCAGGAGATATGCGCGGCTTACAGCCAGTGGCGCCTGGTGGATATGCTGTCCCAGACGCGCTTCACTGAGAAAACCTGCCAGGCTGTGCAAGCAACGATCGCCGCGCGCGGATGGCCGGTGGCTGAACTTAAGGTTAAGCTGTTGACCCTGATGGGGGCGCTGGAAGCGCGCAATCGCAAGATCGCCGCGGTTTGGCTGGAGGAGTTGACAACAAACGGTTGACAGCCGGCTGTGATGATGAATCCCCGCAGAGGGCAACTGTGAAGCGCCAGGTTAACCGTTACTAACAACAAACGACCAGCTATTGCCCGGTAATGATGATCAAATTGCGACTGCTAAAGGCATAAATACCGGCTGGCACCGCTTCCCTGCCAAAGATATGGTCCCTGAGGGCATATGCAAACGCGCTCTGATCCACAATGCGGTCGTAGGGGTCCAATTCGAAAAAGGGCTGGTAGCGCGCGGCCAGGAAACTGACCCGCTCCATATCCAGCTTGACCTGCGGCCAGTCGTTGCGCGGCACCAGGATCGGGTGGTTAGCCAGTAAGATCAGCTCATCGGGCAACTCTGGCAGCAGTGCCTCTAACTCATGCAAAAACAGGAAGGGATAAGCCTCATCGCGTTCGTCAAAGGCGCGGTTGGCTTCACGGTGGGCGATGCGCGGCGAAAAATAGGTCGACCCATCCCGGATCGCCACCTGGGCATAGGCTGTGCCGCCCGCCGGGATCACGCTGATCGGCACGTTTTCG from Brevefilum fermentans encodes:
- the glmM gene encoding phosphoglucosamine mutase, with product MENTSTASASQHRKYFGTDGIRGHVGSDPLVPDFITRLGYAAGTVITHQAEHPTFVIGRDTRQSGEMLQNALTEGLLASGANVIDLGVIPTPGVAFMVNEMHAEAGVVISASHNPVNENGIKFFNQGALKLSEGIELEIESLLEKPLSLRLSQADRSTQRMDGTHLRKLYIDHLVGEHQDLKLNGIKLVVDCANGAASWYASEVFSRLGVDVVAVHASPDGTNINRDCGSEHVRQFPEDLFALIQQHRANFAVGFDGDADRVIFVDETGHLVDGDHFLAILGDYLQGQGRLLGDTVISTTMRNGALVNYFADRAINFVETPVGDKYIMGELHKLALQNHPENQIGLGGEQSGHIILMDQKHTTGDGLRSAIYLLRAFLASGRSTLAELAESIQKYPQIIASATVSQKIDLEELEDVVALRKALRDELPGLTRINLRYSGTEPMVRLMLEADTRHTEAELAEKAYALCEAVQAGTNTPAGSRLEVLNVSRGGLIPRPG
- a CDS encoding endonuclease/exonuclease/phosphatase family protein, which produces MTSLDLRVATLNIGGGEKTFDDFTESTQASRQKALELLIKQLEADVLCLQEVTQHMDVDGQTHSLMDVIERTDHYPHAFFGKIISMETHMQVKKDVMVKGIFSDWWNWSMGNSIHSSFPFARLADPTRSGMPRNIPIFQPLSYEGNRDTDPRYVLLTRLKEAPHPFIANLHLTTLVGERPPDMIPRKREQAHLMRFQQISRFLDLVHTHILEKNEPLIVAGDFNATEDEAGIRHLLDAHPELMRLRPENDGPTHPDLRRAVDHIFFFPRSRLVDYTCWIETSDLSRRASDHLPVVAELQIR
- the folP gene encoding dihydropteroate synthase, producing MNPFPSAPLPWGTRTFIMGIINVTPDSFSGDGILKGSNTVEAAVAQAAQFLQEGADILDIGGESTRPGSQPVDVDEELARVLPVITAIHAAFPDALLSIDTYRAAVAQAALDSGARWVNDVWGLHADPNLADVAAKHGAPLVLMHNRLKPDSAELQARLGGRYVGVEYDDLLADIQRELLESVALAHGAGVPDTHIILDPGIGFGKTVEQNLELIDRLGAIKALGYPLLVGPSRKSFIGYTLNLPLEERLEGTAAAVALCIDRGADIIRVHDVGVMTRVARMTDAIVRR
- a CDS encoding phosphohexomutase domain-containing protein, coding for MDPLNVAFDQITVPQLGTVFNQLNRALITAESEADWHASVTAMDQFLDILAQRVIFDPELIAQMPIHASRAFSILLTLAATGTQYRLEQYLPQDAAGRERRALIDTVYLPLTGQLRKKAINLAVEFLAAPVFDSLRDDIDHEILPLLHSMDFEQDRDRWMPFRVIQIGNIYERLFMFRLRTQEPHLIANTHGPGLLRMIYDRKYLRFGTSGVRGRWGADFTERRAKQVVQAICDFLNDVDVPNFVGRENLAGRKIVIGYDTRRNADRVAEWTAQVCLANGFQVEFANRDTPTPALAFYLTEALPPDEVAGLIICTASHNPPEWQGIKFNPRLGYPAPTNLTDFIAFRINELQLEDVNARVINTEEGRQEGRLRGFDPLDDYVAWIKNNGNGNARIPIDFDRIRKFFSDKMVVIDEFHGSGRGYLTRLLGEAGVRYTVLHAQRDPDLTGLDYANPEEPFINPLKEKVRETGAHLGLGMDTDADRFGVVSLGGVYFRPNQILTMLVRYLGVERGFTGRVIATQTGSPLIEVLAGMIPGNEENKPAEGALPGYVNHPFYKTVIGSPKDRILKNAFLVPVGIKYIEEIRRVDRSYRGLNPLPADWRDRILIGGEESSGLTSRGHITDKDGPWANLLIMDMLAYFGTRPENPLTTIAEIWEDTVRMPGLWETFGCSPDDPTSHTGRADVDAPLEAKEAFIDHYLNLGAGAEIAGMGIAFLGGIRYEVAEMQLKDAEGDERYQLRVRASGTEPINRVYVESKDPLQGKVIIDAALDQLETLTIQEICAAYSQWRLVDMLSQTRFTEKTCQAVQATIAARGWPVAELKVKLLTLMGALEARNRKIAAVWLEELTTNG
- a CDS encoding CapA family protein — its product is MYSVSTKIIQISLVVTLSLLLISACVSEPVFNELPPDPTPLLPTFGNPPTATPTQDPTATPAPLTLYLSEKLPSELIALDAISGVVISADPTASLWFGPAVEAPSGEVLQTSALVFALAAPFPTLLDDISLDELQAYWLGMTVGRLDAVTRLYVPELLFQVLVERWGTPGEARIQSFQEPPEIAALWEDNAWMLLPFEELNPQLKVIQVDGSSPLFKDFDPESYPFTLQFQLVHKVQAASIPADVLESLLSAVQPGNRDPEMLTTLVMTGVTALVRATAYRMEMYGVTYPGEKVRHWLTEADLTHISNEVSFYEDCPFPDPTSERLLFCSDPKYLELFKEIGVDIIELTGNHNNDSLIVYGVDVVPFTLDLYDEHGMHYFGGGRNLAEAKTPLLITHNGNKLAFIGCNAFGPDFAWATDAGGGSAPCEDYQWMAAEISRLRDEGYLPIATFQYFEDYYDFAADHHKRDFGIMADAGAVIVNGSQSHRPKAMTFSGDAFIHYGLGNLFFDQNWYVDMYGNVIVQTSWEFIQRHTFYAGRHLSVELLTAKLIDYAQPRPMTEEERALFLTEIFTASGWDVR